In a genomic window of Prochlorococcus marinus subsp. marinus str. CCMP1375:
- the smc gene encoding chromosome segregation protein SMC, which yields MVYINQVGLTNFKSFGGAMTIPLEEGFTVVTGPNGSGKSNILDGVLFCLGLATSRGMRAERLPDLVNSAVLRAGKSAETVVSVKFDLSDWHPDAAEEGLEIPEEGPWIKPGQKEWTVTRRLRVMPGGSYSSFYSADGESCNLQQLQTQLRRLRIDPEGSNVVMQGDVTRVVSMSNKDRRGLIDELAGVALFDNRIEQARLKLDDVFERQERCRIVEQELLSSKLRLEKDCEKARLYKQLKEQMQLGRKQESVLVFELAKKDLENLLLRQKDLIEKEARDQDFVIKFKEKVNESDKKLQTLQAEVKALGEDKLIAIQGEIAGLDSQARELERQAIQHKEEGEKLKLKRQDIKILQNEVRQDSLKKTKEFPQSTIDSAEKRVKDAQSAVEVSRRRLTDIAGRSGVWLEEYKERTDIRQKLQSKLKPLQEEQQKLQERLVQINERLEELRIDQDRDIIENQKLNKELEVLDDEWQSLLKLIVIQQEEIDKFVDELSIQQRTRLRLENEQTKVEKDIARLESRKETLHESRGTGALRLLLEAGLEGIHGPVAHLGEVKNEYRLALEVAAGARIGQIVVDDDLIAAKSIELLKRRKAGRLTFLPLNKIKNSSGSNKNVFKRPSIDENSNCNNGFIAKAIDLIEFDTIYKDVFRYVFGETFVFNDLHSARTQLGVSRSVTLAGELIEKSGAMTGGSFLGRSSALSFGSSDEKDDIEPLRQKLLEIGETLVQSKKEESRLISCLDQARPKLKSLEKKQTSLDAQRSAFKRSNGPFLTRHNEQKERLISLNKAKEEHQNRLDLIAESIKPFVNDLEIIDAKEKVPQADNSNSNIKELQEDLNSSEEVLERAKEERDDLLNQKRHEELALERLEGQQKSLSEEEERLQEAIDLLTKQHKKWKEENQNLQTHREKLDILKKTLETSFGEKRRARDAAELQLANFRQKFQDLTWKLERLQDDIKAIHEELRSGNIRIQELEKLLPDPLPEIPSLVREQGLEHLQNQLQNLQDRIESLEPVNMLALEELEKLDIRLKDLVERLEVLTEERSELLLRVETVATLRQEAFMEAFEAVDVHFREIFASLSDGDGHLQLENIENPLEGGLTLVAHPKGKAVRRLAAMSGGEKSLTALSFLFALQRFRPSPFYALDEVDSFLDGVNVERLSALIARQSESAQFMVVSHRRPMIGAATRTIGVTQARGANTQVVGLPLAA from the coding sequence TTGGTTTACATCAATCAGGTAGGACTAACTAATTTCAAGTCCTTTGGGGGTGCTATGACTATTCCCCTTGAGGAGGGGTTTACTGTCGTTACAGGTCCCAATGGTTCAGGGAAAAGCAATATCCTTGACGGAGTTTTATTTTGCCTTGGCTTAGCGACTAGTAGAGGAATGAGGGCAGAACGTCTTCCTGATTTAGTAAATAGTGCTGTTTTACGAGCAGGTAAATCTGCTGAGACTGTTGTCAGTGTGAAGTTTGATCTTTCAGATTGGCATCCTGATGCTGCTGAGGAGGGCTTAGAAATCCCTGAAGAAGGACCTTGGATTAAACCTGGCCAGAAGGAATGGACAGTTACAAGACGACTTCGAGTGATGCCAGGAGGATCTTATAGTTCTTTTTATAGTGCAGATGGCGAGAGCTGTAATTTGCAGCAGCTTCAGACTCAATTAAGACGTTTGAGGATAGACCCTGAAGGTAGCAATGTAGTCATGCAGGGCGATGTTACTCGCGTTGTATCCATGAGCAATAAAGACCGAAGGGGTTTGATAGATGAACTTGCTGGAGTTGCATTATTTGATAACAGAATTGAGCAAGCACGCCTGAAACTAGATGATGTATTTGAACGTCAAGAACGTTGCAGAATTGTGGAGCAGGAGCTGCTTTCTTCAAAGCTACGCTTAGAGAAAGATTGTGAAAAGGCTCGTTTATATAAACAACTTAAAGAGCAGATGCAGTTAGGTAGAAAACAAGAATCAGTTTTAGTTTTTGAATTAGCTAAGAAAGATTTAGAAAATTTACTTTTACGTCAAAAGGATTTAATTGAGAAGGAAGCTCGAGACCAGGATTTTGTTATCAAATTCAAAGAAAAAGTAAATGAATCAGATAAGAAATTACAAACACTTCAAGCAGAGGTTAAAGCTTTAGGTGAAGATAAATTGATAGCAATTCAAGGAGAAATTGCGGGGTTAGATAGTCAGGCACGTGAATTAGAACGCCAAGCTATTCAACATAAAGAAGAAGGTGAGAAACTAAAACTCAAAAGACAAGATATCAAAATTCTTCAAAATGAAGTTAGACAAGATAGTTTAAAAAAGACTAAGGAATTTCCTCAAAGTACAATTGATTCTGCAGAGAAAAGGGTCAAGGATGCACAATCTGCGGTTGAAGTCTCACGCAGAAGACTGACAGATATTGCAGGTCGATCTGGCGTTTGGCTAGAAGAATACAAGGAGAGAACTGATATTAGACAAAAACTTCAATCTAAATTAAAACCATTACAAGAAGAACAGCAGAAATTACAGGAGAGATTGGTCCAAATTAATGAACGTTTGGAAGAGCTTAGAATTGATCAGGATAGAGATATAATAGAAAATCAAAAATTAAATAAGGAATTAGAGGTTCTAGATGACGAGTGGCAATCACTTTTAAAATTGATAGTTATTCAACAGGAAGAAATTGATAAGTTTGTGGATGAACTATCAATTCAGCAAAGAACTCGCTTGCGTTTAGAAAATGAACAAACAAAAGTGGAAAAAGATATCGCTCGATTAGAAAGTAGAAAAGAAACATTACATGAAAGTAGAGGAACAGGTGCTTTAAGACTTTTACTTGAAGCTGGCCTAGAAGGAATCCATGGTCCTGTTGCTCATTTAGGAGAAGTCAAAAATGAATATCGACTTGCTCTTGAGGTTGCAGCAGGAGCAAGAATAGGTCAAATTGTTGTTGACGATGATTTAATTGCTGCTAAGTCAATTGAATTACTTAAAAGACGTAAAGCAGGGAGATTAACTTTTCTTCCATTAAATAAAATCAAAAATAGTTCGGGCAGTAATAAAAATGTTTTTAAGAGACCAAGTATTGATGAAAATTCCAATTGCAATAATGGCTTTATCGCTAAAGCAATTGATTTAATTGAATTTGATACTATTTATAAAGATGTTTTTAGATATGTATTTGGAGAAACCTTTGTCTTCAATGATTTACATTCTGCTCGTACTCAATTAGGAGTCTCTAGATCCGTCACGCTTGCTGGAGAATTAATTGAGAAAAGTGGAGCAATGACAGGAGGTAGTTTTTTAGGTAGGAGTAGTGCATTAAGTTTTGGAAGTAGTGACGAAAAAGATGATATCGAGCCTTTACGTCAAAAGTTGCTCGAGATCGGCGAGACCCTAGTGCAATCTAAAAAGGAAGAATCTCGCTTAATTAGCTGCTTAGATCAAGCTAGGCCAAAATTGAAATCACTCGAGAAAAAACAGACTTCTTTAGATGCTCAGCGTTCTGCTTTTAAGAGATCTAATGGACCTTTCTTAACTAGACATAATGAACAAAAGGAACGTTTAATTTCTCTTAATAAGGCTAAGGAAGAGCATCAAAATCGTTTAGATCTAATTGCAGAATCAATTAAACCATTTGTAAATGATCTTGAGATAATAGATGCTAAAGAAAAAGTTCCTCAAGCAGATAATTCCAATAGCAATATTAAGGAATTACAGGAAGATCTAAATAGTTCTGAAGAAGTTTTAGAAAGAGCAAAAGAGGAGCGTGATGATTTACTTAATCAGAAACGTCATGAAGAATTAGCTTTAGAAAGGCTTGAAGGCCAACAAAAATCTCTTTCAGAAGAAGAAGAAAGATTGCAAGAAGCGATTGATTTACTTACTAAACAGCATAAAAAATGGAAAGAAGAAAATCAGAATTTGCAAACTCATAGAGAAAAATTAGATATTTTGAAAAAAACTTTAGAAACATCTTTTGGTGAAAAACGCCGAGCTAGAGATGCTGCTGAGCTTCAGTTAGCTAATTTCAGGCAAAAGTTTCAAGATTTGACATGGAAACTTGAGAGATTGCAAGATGATATTAAGGCTATTCATGAAGAGCTTCGTAGTGGAAATATACGTATTCAAGAATTAGAAAAACTTCTTCCTGATCCATTGCCAGAAATCCCATCATTAGTTAGAGAGCAAGGTTTAGAACATCTTCAAAATCAATTGCAAAATCTTCAAGACCGTATTGAGTCATTGGAGCCAGTAAATATGTTGGCTTTGGAGGAACTTGAGAAATTGGATATTCGTCTAAAAGATCTTGTTGAGAGATTAGAAGTTTTGACCGAAGAACGTTCTGAATTATTGCTGCGAGTAGAAACTGTAGCAACTTTGCGTCAAGAAGCCTTTATGGAAGCTTTTGAAGCCGTTGATGTTCATTTTCGTGAGATTTTTGCAAGCCTTTCAGATGGAGATGGACACCTTCAATTGGAAAATATTGAGAATCCTTTAGAGGGCGGATTAACATTAGTAGCGCACCCTAAGGGGAAAGCTGTAAGGCGTTTAGCAGCAATGTCTGGAGGAGAAAAATCTTTAACCGCACTTAGTTTCCTTTTTGCGTTGCAACGTTTTAGACCTTCCCCTTTTTATGCTTTAGACGAAGTAGATAGTTTTCTAGATGGAGTTAATGTAGAAAGGCTTTCTGCTTTGATTGCTAGACAATCTGAAAGTGCTCAATTTATGGTTGTGAGTCATAGACGCCCCATGATAGGAGCTGCAACACGTACTATAGGTGTTACGCAGGCTAGGGGCGCTAACACACAAGTCGTTGGATTGCCTTTGGCTGCTTGA
- a CDS encoding PRC-barrel domain-containing protein, whose amino-acid sequence MTNSQFPNDLGETVPSERLWLRSELMGTQVITRDTGRRLGVVGEVVVDIDRREVIALGLRDNPLTRFLPGLPKWMLLERIRQVGDVILVDSIDSLSEEFTPDRYSKVINCQVITESGEQLGRVLGFSFDIETGELISLVMGALGVPLLGEGVLSTWEIPVNEIVSSGADRIIVYEGAEEKLKQLNSGLLEKIGVGGGAWDERERERYRVNLVPVENQLTSGEEIEQFQKTLEPSSDVAFNEEEEELEYVEVEERNQFDDSQSRYLEDIPLSRPSNLGEPLKEEYDEQLSNEENYIPQQTLESKSENNRRNRSVNRKAISNLDDPLDVEPIKIDRPINDHLEDKNDEKMQSSEIEDPW is encoded by the coding sequence TTGACCAACTCGCAATTTCCAAACGATTTAGGTGAAACGGTGCCCAGTGAAAGACTCTGGCTTCGTTCAGAGTTAATGGGCACCCAAGTCATTACTCGTGATACAGGGCGCCGCTTAGGTGTCGTAGGTGAGGTAGTTGTCGATATTGATAGGAGAGAAGTTATTGCATTGGGACTTCGTGATAACCCTTTAACTAGATTTTTACCTGGGTTGCCAAAATGGATGCTTTTGGAACGAATTCGCCAAGTTGGTGATGTAATTTTGGTTGATTCGATTGATTCTTTGAGTGAAGAATTTACTCCTGATAGATATAGCAAAGTTATTAATTGCCAAGTAATTACTGAATCTGGTGAGCAATTAGGAAGAGTCTTAGGATTTTCGTTTGATATTGAAACAGGGGAACTTATTAGTTTAGTTATGGGTGCGCTTGGTGTTCCTCTTTTAGGTGAAGGAGTCCTCAGTACTTGGGAGATACCTGTTAATGAAATAGTCAGTAGCGGGGCGGATCGAATTATCGTTTATGAAGGTGCTGAAGAAAAATTAAAACAGTTAAATAGTGGATTGTTGGAAAAAATTGGTGTAGGTGGTGGAGCTTGGGATGAGAGAGAAAGAGAACGTTACCGAGTCAATTTGGTTCCAGTTGAGAATCAATTGACTTCAGGAGAAGAAATTGAACAATTCCAAAAGACACTTGAACCTTCTTCTGATGTAGCTTTTAATGAGGAAGAAGAAGAATTGGAATATGTTGAAGTAGAAGAGAGAAATCAATTTGATGATAGTCAATCTCGTTATCTTGAAGATATTCCATTGTCAAGACCGTCTAATCTTGGAGAGCCACTAAAAGAAGAATATGATGAGCAATTATCTAATGAAGAAAATTATATTCCTCAGCAAACTCTAGAATCAAAATCTGAAAATAATAGACGAAATCGTTCTGTCAATCGAAAAGCTATTTCTAACTTAGATGATCCATTAGATGTTGAGCCAATCAAGATTGATAGACCTATTAATGATCATTTAGAAGATAAGAATGATGAAAAAATGCAATCTTCAGAGATTGAAGATCCATGGTGA